The Streptomyces sp. Mut1 genome window below encodes:
- a CDS encoding alpha/beta hydrolase family protein: protein MSSVSEGRIPDSSVRSITRGPLRAALRADDGVGIEAVYDPCTADDAGAGDPGTVIVVAHGFTGSADRPAVRRAVRTFSRYAAVVSFSFRGHGGSGGLSTVGDREVLDLAAAVSWARSLGYGRVVTVGFSMGGSVVLRHGALYADPAADGEGGRPVAEREGRTEACTGAYADAVVSVSAPARWYYRGTAPMRRLHWMVTRPTGRLVGRYGFRTRIHHDEWDPVPLSPVAAAALIAPAPLLIVHGDRDPYFPLDHPRMLAAAAGEAADLWLERGMGHAENAADETLLTRIAEWAVRR from the coding sequence ATGAGTTCTGTGTCCGAGGGGAGAATTCCGGATTCCTCTGTTCGCTCGATCACGCGCGGCCCGCTGAGAGCCGCGTTGCGGGCGGATGACGGGGTCGGGATCGAGGCGGTGTACGACCCGTGTACGGCGGATGACGCCGGGGCCGGGGACCCGGGCACGGTGATCGTCGTCGCGCACGGGTTCACCGGTTCGGCCGACCGTCCGGCGGTCCGGCGGGCCGTGCGGACGTTCTCCCGGTACGCGGCCGTGGTCAGCTTCTCCTTCCGTGGCCACGGCGGGTCCGGCGGCCTTTCCACGGTCGGCGACCGCGAGGTGCTGGACCTGGCGGCGGCGGTGTCCTGGGCGCGCTCGCTCGGGTACGGGCGGGTGGTGACGGTCGGCTTCTCGATGGGCGGCTCGGTGGTGCTGCGGCACGGCGCGCTGTACGCGGACCCGGCGGCGGACGGCGAGGGCGGCCGGCCCGTCGCGGAGCGCGAGGGGCGCACAGAGGCGTGTACGGGGGCGTACGCCGACGCGGTGGTGTCCGTGAGCGCCCCGGCGCGTTGGTACTACCGGGGGACGGCCCCGATGCGCCGCCTGCACTGGATGGTCACCCGCCCCACCGGCCGGCTGGTCGGGCGCTACGGCTTCCGTACGCGCATCCACCACGACGAGTGGGACCCGGTCCCGCTCTCCCCGGTCGCCGCGGCGGCCCTGATCGCCCCGGCACCCCTGCTGATCGTGCACGGCGACCGGGACCCGTACTTCCCGCTCGACCACCCGCGCATGCTCGCCGCCGCCGCGGGCGAGGCGGCGGACCTGTGGCTGGAGCGCGGCATGGGGCACGCGGAGAACGCGGCGGACGAGACCTTGCTCACCCGCATCGCCGAATGGGCGGTGCGGCGGTGA
- a CDS encoding MoaD/ThiS family protein codes for MPAGTIRYWAAAKAAAGTAEEPYAAATLKEALDAVRARHPGELSSVLRRCSFLIDGDPVGTRSHETVRLAEGGTVEVLPPFAGG; via the coding sequence ATGCCTGCGGGAACGATCCGCTACTGGGCAGCAGCCAAGGCCGCGGCCGGGACCGCGGAGGAGCCGTATGCCGCCGCGACCCTCAAGGAGGCGCTCGACGCGGTGCGCGCGCGGCACCCCGGCGAGCTGAGCAGCGTGCTGCGCAGGTGCTCGTTCCTCATCGACGGCGACCCCGTCGGGACCCGGAGCCATGAGACCGTACGCCTTGCCGAGGGCGGCACGGTCGAGGTGCTCCCGCCGTTCGCAGGAGGGTGA